DNA sequence from the Sediminibacillus dalangtanensis genome:
TTTACGTGCGATTCCGTGGGTTTTCGCTTGGACCCAAAGCAGGCAATTGTTACCGGCATGGTATGCCGCCGGAACCGGATTGAACAGCTATGCATCAAAAAGCGCCGGGCATTTGCATCAGTTACAGGAAATGTATGAAAAGTGGCCTTTTTTCCGTTCGACTATCGATAATCTACAGATGGCCTTATTGAAAGCAGATATTACGACAGCCAAGGAATATGCAGCCTTGGTGGAGGATAAGGAAATTGCCGATCGTATCTTCGGCGACATCGTGGAAGAGTATAATAGAACCAAAGAAGTGTTGCTGGAAATCACCGGAAACCAGGAACTGCTGGACAATACGGTGAATATCCAAGAATCGGTTCATCGCCGGAATCCATACGTCGATCCACTGAACTTGCTGCAAGTCAACTTGATCAAGGAATTGCGAGACCAAGAGGATCCGGATGATGACCTGCTTGTGGAAGCGTTGCTGACCATCAGCGGTATTGCCGCCGGCTTGCGCAACACCGGTTGATATCAAGACAGCCCCGGGTAATAGGGTATCTATTGCCCGGGATTTTTATTTGATTAGATAAAATATAAGTTGTGGCGTGCCCTTGACCAACTACAGCAATTTATCGAGGTATGCCAAGCTTTCATGTAGCAAGGAGGAGGTAACAAATATGACAACAGTACAAGCTAAGTTACTATTGGACGCCAAAGCAGAGTTGGCGGAGAGTCCCTATTGGGATGCCGAGCGGCAGCGATTGTATTGGGTCGATATCAATAACCATCAGCTGCATGTTTTTTCGCCTAGTGATGGAAAGGATGAAACGATTCAATTTGATCAGTTTGTGAGCGCTGTAACGATGACCGCTTCCGGGAATCTGCTTTTGGCAATGCATCATGGAATACATCAATGGAACCCAGACAACGAAGAATTAACCTTGATCGCCAACCCGGAGGAAAACAAGCCGGAGAACCGCTTTAATGAAGGGAAATGCGACCCGGAAGGAAGGTTTTGGGCCGGAACGATGGCATTGAACGCCGAGCCGGGCGCAGCTTCCTTATACAGGATGGATACAGATCACGCAGTAACCAAGATGCTATCAGACGTAACGATTTCTAACGGATTAGCCTGGTCTACAGAGAAAAATACGATGTATTACGCAGATACGCCTACCCAAAAGGTTGAAGCATTTGATTATGAACCGACAACCGGAGCCATTTCCTATAGAAGAACGGTCATTCATATTCCGGAAGAGCAGGGAGCACCAGATGGAATGACCATCGACGAGGAAGGGATGCTTTGGATTGCGCAATGGGGCGGCGCCAGAGTTGGCAGGTGGAATCCGGAAACTGGAAATTGCCTCCAGACAATTGAACTGCCGGCAGCGCATGTCTCGTCTTGTGTGTTCGGGGGCGCTAACCATGATGAATTGTATATCACCACCGCGCGTGAGCACTTAACAGCAGAGCAACTGAAACAGCAGCCCCATGCCGGAGGTTTGTTTTGGATCAAGCTTAATGTAAAAGGAGCGGCCAGTAATAAGTTTGCTGATCAATCATAGTGGCAATGCTTGCATTCTAGTAAGGAAAAGGTCATTCCTAAAAAGAAGAAAGTCTGTGAGGAATTTTCATTTCTCACAGACTTTTAACATTAACCCGTTTGGTAAAAGGGAGCTTAGATTGCCTCTTCCCCTGTTGAAATGACCGATTCTTGTTCTGGTATTTGCTTCTTTTTGTTGCGGGTGAACAGTCGGTAGACCGCTGGAATCAGGAACAACGTGATAAAGGTTGCAAACAGCAGGCCGGAAATGATTACCGTCGCCATTGGCGCCTGGTAGTTTCCGGATGTACCGGAGGCAAACGCTAATGGAAGCATTCCGCCGGCAGTCGTCAGCGTAGTCAGGAAAATCGGGCGAATCCGGTTTTTTCCCGCTTCCACTAAAGCCGCATCAACGTTAGCACCATTCTTGCGCAACTGGTTGGTGCGATCGATCAGCAAAATCGCATTGTTAAGCACGATGCCAATCAACATGACAATACCCATACCTGACATGATACTTAGCTCGCGCTGTGTAAGAAATAAACCAACAATAACACCTACCACCGTCATCGGAATAATCGACATGACAATAAGCGGATGGGCGAGATGATTGAATTGAACAGCCATCACCAGGTAGACAAGGAAAATAGCCAGAAGGAAAATTACTGCCATATCCATCATTAGTTCCTGCTGTTGTTCCAGGTCTCCTGCAGTCGATATCGAATAGCCGCCAGGTAATTCATAGTCATCAATTAGCTTTTGTACCTCCCGGTTTATCGTGCCCAAGTCTTTCCCCTCAATATCGGCAGATACAGAGACATATCGTTCTCCGTTTGTATGGGAAATCTCATTCGGTGTTTCAACCGTTCTCAACGCCACAAATGAAGATAATTCCTGTTCCCCTTGCGTCGTAGGGATTTTCTTTTCCAGTAGTTGTTTTTGACTGAGTGTTTCATCACTCCAGGCAGCTGAAAGCGGTATGGTTTCATCTTCGGTGACCATTTCACCTACCGGTATGTCCCAAAAAGCTTGCTCGATATACTGCTTGATTTGTCCTTGTGACAAACCGGCATCCTCAATCTTTTCTTTATTCAGCTCCACAACTTGTTCAGGAGAAGCGTTTTCCATGGAATGGGTGACTCCTACGATTCCCTCTATTTTTTTTAAGTCGGTGATAAACTGCTCGGTTAACCCATTCAGTTCAGAGAAATCCTCGCCGGCAATATGGACTTGGACCGGATAACCACCGCCGCCCGTCATGGCGTTTTGGACACTGGTTAACGGTGTCTTGTCTTCCAGACTGCGCAGCGATGCCATGATATCCTCGTTGATATCCTTTTGCTCACGGGTAATGTCTTCTCCTTTGGTCATGTTGATAATAGCATAAAGCATATCGCCATTATCCATGACATAGTTGGTTTCTACATCATCGATTTCCTGCAATTTGTTATCTATTTGCTGAACTAGCGTTTCTTTTTCTTCTGGTGAAATCCCGGTTTCTGTCTCCACCATCAATTCGGAATATCGGTTGAAAACGTCGGGCATGATAGTCATTGGCAGTTTGGTGACCAGGAACAGGGATGCGGCGAACAAGACGAAGAACAGACCGATTACCGACAAGCTATAACGTTTTTTGCGAACCGTCCAAGCAAGTATGCGCTGGTATAGCTGCAACATTTTCCCATCCTTTTGCGTGGCTTGCTTTTTCCCGAACTTCAAAAATCTTTCGGAAAGAGCGGGAATCAACGTAAAGGAAACAAGGACCGAACTGGTTAAGGTGAAAACGACCACCAAGGACAACATAATCATGAATTGTGCAATTTCTCCTCCTAGCAATCCGATAGGAAGAAACACGACAATGGTGGTAAGCATCGAAGCGAAAACGGCAGTAGCTACTTCTTTTGTCCCTTGTAACACCGACTGTCGATTTGATAGTCCGGCTTCTTTTTTTCGATAAATGGATTCGAGAA
Encoded proteins:
- a CDS encoding SMP-30/gluconolactonase/LRE family protein encodes the protein MTTVQAKLLLDAKAELAESPYWDAERQRLYWVDINNHQLHVFSPSDGKDETIQFDQFVSAVTMTASGNLLLAMHHGIHQWNPDNEELTLIANPEENKPENRFNEGKCDPEGRFWAGTMALNAEPGAASLYRMDTDHAVTKMLSDVTISNGLAWSTEKNTMYYADTPTQKVEAFDYEPTTGAISYRRTVIHIPEEQGAPDGMTIDEEGMLWIAQWGGARVGRWNPETGNCLQTIELPAAHVSSCVFGGANHDELYITTAREHLTAEQLKQQPHAGGLFWIKLNVKGAASNKFADQS
- a CDS encoding efflux RND transporter permease subunit, translated to MKLLEFFLKRKILIGLLVVLILMIGSYAAVKLDKELMPAIDMDGAYVEMLAGEMASADVERSITDPIEKQLLAMDGVTDVESTTGIGRSSLQVTFDRGKGDALYPKVESSVNAAAADMPAVEHIETGRYGSNQSYEFYMDVSGGSMEEMTAFAKDVLEPRLEDLAEVRDVSLSGIEEHKAVIAFDEQKLISHALDAQQAVQAVQTANSEATLGRFSNDEDSPSLRWDTTYTDIQDIENTEIATADGVIHLKDVAEVSLKPVQDGAFVWKNGSKDFIFVQVGRTDSVSQIEMADAVRAEIKEIEDAGLVNGFELHEMVAQADYVQESIDGVSNNILIGGIIAIAVLLLFLRNIRATAIIALSIPTSILLTFTAMWLFDYSFNMLTLIGLGLGIGMMVDSSIVILESIYRKKEAGLSNRQSVLQGTKEVATAVFASMLTTIVVFLPIGLLGGEIAQFMIMLSLVVVFTLTSSVLVSFTLIPALSERFLKFGKKQATQKDGKMLQLYQRILAWTVRKKRYSLSVIGLFFVLFAASLFLVTKLPMTIMPDVFNRYSELMVETETGISPEEKETLVQQIDNKLQEIDDVETNYVMDNGDMLYAIINMTKGEDITREQKDINEDIMASLRSLEDKTPLTSVQNAMTGGGGYPVQVHIAGEDFSELNGLTEQFITDLKKIEGIVGVTHSMENASPEQVVELNKEKIEDAGLSQGQIKQYIEQAFWDIPVGEMVTEDETIPLSAAWSDETLSQKQLLEKKIPTTQGEQELSSFVALRTVETPNEISHTNGERYVSVSADIEGKDLGTINREVQKLIDDYELPGGYSISTAGDLEQQQELMMDMAVIFLLAIFLVYLVMAVQFNHLAHPLIVMSIIPMTVVGVIVGLFLTQRELSIMSGMGIVMLIGIVLNNAILLIDRTNQLRKNGANVDAALVEAGKNRIRPIFLTTLTTAGGMLPLAFASGTSGNYQAPMATVIISGLLFATFITLFLIPAVYRLFTRNKKKQIPEQESVISTGEEAI